A region of the Litchfieldia alkalitelluris genome:
GTGAAATATGGTCTTTTAACAAAATGATTAAATTCTTAGCTTGAACTTTCAAGCTTTTTTTTGTTTGTATTTACATTGATTCCTGTTTTATTGAGATGACCTCGAACTTCCATCCTATTGCCTCCTTTAGTTCACCACCTATTAATCTCTCTTATTTATTCTAAAAGCGTCTAGTTTACTTGATTAGCGGGGAGTTACTTTACTTAAATTAACAAATTATTATTCCCAATTCTGTTAGTAATCATGTATGATAGAGATGAAATTATTCGGGGGTAGTGTAACTTTTTTTGGGGGAAATACGACTAATTGGTTGAACAGGGAGGTTAAAAGGTATGGACGCCGTGTTTCAAAAACTATATGAAAAATATCATCACGATGTCTTTTCTTTTTTATTTTATATGGTCAAAAATCGCGAACAAGCTGAGGATCTTGTTCAAGAAGTATATATAAGAGTATTAAAATCCTATGACCGATTTGAAGGGAAAAGCAGTGAAAAAACGTGGCTGTTTTCAATTGCGAGACATGTAGCAATCGACTCATTTAGAAAACAAAAGGGCTGGAAGCAAAAAATCATGGAATCGTTTGATTGGAATAAACAGCAGGTTCAAGATTTTGCTCCATTACCTGAGGAAATCGCTGTTCAAAATGAACAAGTACAAATGATGTATAAATGTCTTGATAAATGCACGGTTGACCAGCGAATGGTGTTGGTATTGCGTTATATTCAATCATTATCGATAAATGAAACGGCAGCGGCCTTAGACTGGACAGAGAGTAAGGTAAAAACAACTCAACATCGTGCTCTAAAGGTGTTAAAGGGTTATATGGAAGAATTGGGAGTAAAGGAGGGAGCTTTTGATGAAAAGGTCAGAGTGGAGCGATGAACAACTAGAGCAACTTTTAACACAAATGCCACCAATGAAGGATAACCGCAATCCACAGGAAATTTACCAAAACATCTCCTTGCAAGTAAAAAAGAAAAGAAAAACAACTTGGGTTGTTCCAAGTATCGCAGCAGCGGCAGCCTTAATACTGTTTTTTGTCCTAAGTCCATCACTTTTCAATAATCTGAATTCAGGGCTTGAGTCCTCTGAATCTAGTAGTGATCAAGAACGAGTAGCAGAACTGTCAGTAGGTGATCAGGGAGACGAAGAGGCTGGTATTGCTTCGATTAAAGAAGAAGATAGTGCTAAAAATGTTGGTGAAGAAGAGATGACGATTATGCAAGAACCCAGTAAAACGCATCTTGTCAATGAGGAAGATCTTGTTAATCAAACATTACTTACATTTACCGTACCTGTTTTTGCAGGACAATTTTATACAACTGTGAGTGTCTTAACTGAAAATGATGGTCAAACATCAGTTCAAAAATACAATGAGACCTTACCGTTATTAAATAATCTTCTTCTTGAAAAACAAGCAATCTGGGGGATTGAGCCATTCGCTGTAGACTATTTGCGCTTTTCAGAAGAAACAGATTCTAATGGTATGAAAAATGTAATTGTTGACATACCGTCAGAAACAAATACTGCATCATTTTCGTCTGCTGAAGCGGGTGTATTTGATGCAACAATGACTAACTCATTTCGCTGGCTTACTGAAGACTATAATCATGTTGTTTATATGAAAGATGGTAAAATTGGGGCTGAAATTGGTCAAAGTGGATTTGTTACAGATTCTTTGGAGATTGAAAAAAATCGTAAGTTGGGATATTTTTATCTAAAAAATGAAGGTTCAGAACAGTCGTTTCTCATCTATTCAATGAGCCCATATAAGACGATCGAAGAAGCTTTTACAGCTATGAGAAATCCAGAAGGTTTGGGTGATTTTTCTCTTGAACCATCTATACCAACTGAAGCAATGTTTTATCTTAAAGAAGATGAACAAGGAGAAAATCTTACAGTCACATTTGAAAGTCCAATTGAAGATAATGAGCATTATCAAATAGCATTTGAAGCCATTCTTCTTACCGCTAAAGAGTTTGGGTTTAAAACAGTAACCTTTGAAGGGAATATGGATCGTGTAGGAAATGTCATCTTAGGAGAACGTACTACTGTTCCAGTTGCCCCAAATCCGATTGTACTAAATTAATTAAATTATTGTTGAAGCTGTCCAGTCATGGACAGCTTTTTAGCTTTATTATAGTTGCACTACATACTTTGGTTTGTATATCCTACCACTCCACCTATATTTTCGTGTAAGAAGTCTGGTAGCGAAATGTACCCTTGTATGATAAAGGAGCAAATGGCTTAGAGTACAAATTATCGGGTTTTCACTAAACAAAAAGGACCGAGTTTTGGCCGGTTTTTCTTATGATTGAATATCCTACTTAAAATCTTAAAATCGATTTTATAAATTTTTCTTACATATTTTAAGAAATGATGTCAAATAATGAAAGGGTGTTTGTTTTGACAGCCTGTTAAAAACAAAGGGGTGTATTAACAAGCGATAGCATGGTTCTAAAATGAGACAGGCATACATATGATACTTAGCAACATGAATTATTTTAGGAGGATTATAATGTTAATGCAAAATACATACTACCGTGTGGCATTGATAGCCATGTTGGTATTCATTTTAGGTGGATTATTTCTAGCTGGAAATTCGACGAGCGCGAATACATCCTTTAAAGAAGGAACAGATCATTGGGTATGGCCAGTTGTTGGTGAAATAACAGATACATTTGGAACGAGACACGGTAGACATATGGGATTAGATATAGCTGCACCTTATGGTACAGAAGCAATTACAGTAGACGAGGGAATCGTCAATAAGTCATATTATTCAAATACATATGGTCACGTAGTATTTATAGGTCATCCTAATGGATTAGAGACAGTATATGCACATTTAAGTAAACGGAATGTGGATGAAGGTGACAAAGTTAAGATTGGCCAAAAGATCGGAGAAGTTGGTAGTACAGGTGTATCGACGGGTGATCATTTACACTTTGAAGTACATATAGGTGAGTGGAATTATGAAAAGGATAATGCAATTGATCCATTAACTGTATTAAATGAAAAGAAATTTCTAGCAGCGATTGATGATGAAGAAAACGAGGAGCAGCGTAAAGAAATGAAGTTAGCAGCGATTGAACATATTGAAAGTGTACACTCATCAGCAATATTGATTAATGAAGAAAAAGGGTTAATAGATGATTCGATTGCAGTTTCGAATCATCATGAACAAATTGAAACGAAAGAAATAACAATTAAGCCAAACCAAACTCTATGGGATTTGGCAAATGAATATAATGTAACGGTTGAGTCTATTATGAAATCAAATCAATTATCTTCGACTTTATTAGTAGTCGGGCAAAAACTAGTGATAGAGC
Encoded here:
- the sigX gene encoding RNA polymerase sigma factor SigX yields the protein MDAVFQKLYEKYHHDVFSFLFYMVKNREQAEDLVQEVYIRVLKSYDRFEGKSSEKTWLFSIARHVAIDSFRKQKGWKQKIMESFDWNKQQVQDFAPLPEEIAVQNEQVQMMYKCLDKCTVDQRMVLVLRYIQSLSINETAAALDWTESKVKTTQHRALKVLKGYMEELGVKEGAFDEKVRVER
- a CDS encoding peptidoglycan DD-metalloendopeptidase family protein; the protein is MLMQNTYYRVALIAMLVFILGGLFLAGNSTSANTSFKEGTDHWVWPVVGEITDTFGTRHGRHMGLDIAAPYGTEAITVDEGIVNKSYYSNTYGHVVFIGHPNGLETVYAHLSKRNVDEGDKVKIGQKIGEVGSTGVSTGDHLHFEVHIGEWNYEKDNAIDPLTVLNEKKFLAAIDDEENEEQRKEMKLAAIEHIESVHSSAILINEEKGLIDDSIAVSNHHEQIETKEITIKPNQTLWDLANEYNVTVESIMKSNQLSSTLLVVGQKLVIEPKHKNKYIVEAGDSLLKISKEFGISVSELRELNNLTGDLIFPMQELVVKKE